One part of the Candidatus Aegiribacteria sp. genome encodes these proteins:
- a CDS encoding RnfABCDGE type electron transport complex subunit D: MSPHVGSAQTTRKVMFDVIIALLPALAAATWFFGPRALLIVFISAAAAVLSEYLCLKFMKRPVNFALDGSAIVTGMLLAYNLPPGVPFWLPVIGTAFAIVVGKQAFGGLGQNIVNPALLGRAFLMASFPILMTAGWTAPEAWRSSADNTWETTGIVQVEWNSIPDADAISGATPLNILKQSFDLDSSAENYHREGDTAEAEYLERKAASIRSALSDNSTYMNLLIGRRGGCLGETSVLLLLLGGIYLVMRGVLELRLPISYLGTVAVFAWVFGGSGWFNGDPLFHVLAGGVVLGGIFMVSDMVTTPVTSRGRIIFGIGAGLITMVIRRWGGYPEGCSYSILLMNLLTPLIDRYTLPKEFGEVKENG; this comes from the coding sequence ATGTCACCCCATGTGGGTTCAGCTCAGACTACAAGGAAAGTAATGTTCGATGTGATTATTGCGCTTCTTCCAGCGCTTGCTGCCGCAACCTGGTTCTTCGGGCCCAGAGCGTTGCTGATCGTATTTATCAGTGCCGCAGCCGCAGTACTGTCAGAGTATCTATGCCTGAAATTCATGAAGAGACCTGTCAATTTCGCACTGGACGGCAGTGCAATTGTAACAGGCATGCTGCTTGCTTACAACCTTCCGCCGGGGGTTCCATTCTGGCTTCCGGTAATAGGTACCGCTTTTGCCATAGTGGTTGGCAAACAGGCTTTCGGGGGGCTTGGACAAAATATCGTGAACCCTGCTCTGCTTGGAAGGGCTTTCCTCATGGCGAGTTTTCCAATCCTCATGACAGCCGGATGGACTGCGCCGGAGGCCTGGAGAAGCAGTGCTGACAATACGTGGGAGACAACTGGTATCGTTCAGGTAGAATGGAATTCAATTCCCGATGCGGATGCTATATCAGGTGCCACTCCCCTGAATATTCTCAAGCAATCTTTCGATCTGGATTCAAGTGCTGAGAATTATCATCGGGAAGGGGATACCGCAGAGGCTGAATACCTTGAGAGAAAGGCTGCGAGTATTCGCAGTGCTCTATCCGACAACTCCACATATATGAATCTTCTGATCGGGAGAAGGGGAGGCTGTCTGGGAGAGACTTCAGTGCTCCTCCTTCTGCTTGGAGGTATCTATCTTGTCATGAGAGGGGTTCTTGAACTCAGACTGCCCATCAGTTACCTTGGAACCGTGGCGGTTTTTGCCTGGGTGTTCGGTGGCAGCGGCTGGTTCAACGGAGACCCTCTTTTCCACGTTCTTGCCGGTGGAGTCGTGCTCGGGGGAATTTTCATGGTTTCCGATATGGTGACAACCCCGGTGACATCCAGGGGAAGAATTATCTTCGGCATTGGCGCAGGATTGATAACTATGGTGATAAGAAGATGGGGTGGATACCCGGAAGGATGTTCATACTCGATACTGCTTATGAATCTGCTTACGCCACTGATCGATAGATATACGCTGCCAAAGGAATTCGGGGAGGTGAAAGAGAATGGCTGA